From a region of the Odoribacter splanchnicus DSM 20712 genome:
- a CDS encoding M16 family metallopeptidase, which produces MMPNRNIAPRITPLSTPSLLPYQCLILANGTEIFYLNDPLQEVFKIDVVFEAGIYYQSQPLVASTTVNMLNEGTLHHSAEAIADQFDYYGAYVDFSCGLNKTEVSLLSLNKYATETLTMLAEIITESNIPDKELEIYLTNKRQEYLVNLEKTSYLAKQKFSALIFGEDHPYANRIEESDYQRITVSLIRDFYHRYYQAGQFRIFICGHVNEGLLNTVTRLFGNLPIPSPGNISKKLPFHAAQPGRYHVSKENCVQSSIRIGKSSVRLTDDDYAGYMLLNTILGGYFGSRLMSNIREEKGYTYGIGSFNVSLPQRSYWSITTEVNNEYTEATIEEIFKEIHKLRTETVPAEELNLVKNYLYGDLLRELDGVFAQSDSLKHKLNYGLDNSFYIGIIEKIRQCTPEAILELADKYWNPEEMYIVTAGQP; this is translated from the coding sequence ATGATGCCCAACCGAAATATAGCCCCAAGAATAACTCCGCTATCCACTCCGAGTCTCCTGCCCTACCAATGCCTGATATTGGCCAACGGAACAGAAATCTTTTACCTGAACGATCCATTACAGGAAGTTTTTAAAATCGACGTTGTCTTCGAGGCCGGAATCTATTATCAATCCCAACCCCTGGTTGCCTCGACTACAGTCAATATGCTGAACGAAGGCACATTGCACCATTCAGCAGAAGCAATCGCCGACCAGTTCGACTATTACGGGGCCTATGTGGATTTCAGTTGTGGCCTGAATAAAACCGAAGTAAGCCTGCTTTCCCTGAATAAATATGCCACAGAAACATTGACCATGCTGGCAGAAATCATTACAGAAAGTAATATTCCGGACAAAGAACTCGAGATATACCTGACGAATAAACGCCAGGAATACTTGGTCAACCTGGAAAAAACCAGCTATCTGGCCAAACAAAAATTTTCCGCCCTGATCTTCGGGGAAGATCATCCCTATGCCAACCGGATCGAGGAAAGTGATTATCAACGAATCACCGTTTCCCTCATCCGCGATTTTTATCACCGGTATTATCAAGCCGGACAATTCCGGATTTTTATTTGTGGTCATGTAAACGAAGGACTGTTAAATACGGTAACCCGTTTATTCGGAAATCTTCCCATTCCGTCCCCCGGGAATATTTCAAAAAAACTACCGTTTCATGCAGCTCAACCAGGCCGTTATCATGTATCCAAAGAAAACTGTGTCCAATCCAGCATCCGCATCGGTAAATCCAGTGTACGGCTGACAGACGACGATTATGCCGGTTATATGCTTTTGAACACAATTTTGGGTGGTTATTTCGGCTCACGCCTGATGTCGAATATCCGGGAAGAAAAAGGATATACTTACGGGATCGGCTCTTTCAATGTCTCTCTGCCCCAAAGAAGTTATTGGAGTATCACCACCGAAGTCAATAACGAATATACAGAAGCAACGATCGAGGAAATCTTTAAAGAAATACACAAACTCCGGACAGAAACAGTGCCTGCCGAAGAACTGAATCTGGTGAAAAATTATTTATACGGCGATTTACTCCGTGAATTAGACGGGGTATTCGCTCAAAGCGATTCCTTAAAACATAAACTGAATTACGGTTTGGACAATAGCTTTTATATCGGGATCATTGAAAAAATCAGACAATGCACCCCCGAAGCGATACTGGAATTGGCCGACAAATATTGGAACCCTGAAGAGATGTATATCGTCACTGCCGGACAACCTTAA
- a CDS encoding DUF4251 domain-containing protein yields the protein MKKLIFISLLFSILSLSVSAQKPTKAEKAAQLEQEFQQTRQLIESNHFQFELNRVYPQDGQDLSRFNPRGKFVITDSVAKGTLPFFGRAYSLPYGEGGGIEFDGVMKDQSLKIEHKKKRKILIYRFSITAKNDTYQISMEISGGGNCSVNLNSNNRAQISYSGTVSPVKDETGKS from the coding sequence ATGAAAAAACTTATTTTTATTTCGTTATTATTCTCTATTCTGTCCCTCTCTGTTTCCGCACAGAAACCCACCAAGGCAGAAAAAGCAGCGCAACTGGAACAAGAATTTCAGCAGACCCGGCAATTGATTGAAAGCAATCATTTCCAATTCGAACTCAACCGGGTATATCCCCAGGATGGCCAAGATCTCAGCCGTTTCAATCCCAGAGGTAAGTTCGTTATTACCGACTCGGTCGCTAAAGGTACCCTTCCCTTTTTCGGCCGGGCTTATTCCCTTCCCTACGGTGAAGGCGGAGGCATTGAATTCGACGGGGTGATGAAGGACCAATCCCTGAAAATCGAACACAAAAAGAAAAGAAAAATCCTGATTTACCGTTTTTCTATCACCGCCAAAAACGATACATACCAGATTTCCATGGAAATTTCAGGAGGTGGGAATTGCTCGGTAAACCTGAACAGCAACAATCGGGCACAAATTTCCTATTCCGGGACCGTCAGTCCGGTTAAAGACGAAACAGGAAAGTCGTAA
- a CDS encoding DUF4251 domain-containing protein encodes MVKFFFTGLLFWGIFLSPITQNNQRITNFGIIKEKVDSNRFKMQYTIATTHHTFYLQPTTPYSDQNIRIAQDSAFVIIRDSIATGYLPYFGSGYSIPQTGNRGIIFSNTMQDLTRQTRGKGRRQSIFYQFSVVGKNDTYKLSIDIRHDGTCYLFINSLKRSPISYTGQIVEQE; translated from the coding sequence ATGGTAAAATTCTTTTTCACCGGTTTGCTCTTCTGGGGTATCTTTCTCTCCCCGATAACCCAAAACAACCAACGAATCACCAATTTCGGCATTATAAAAGAAAAAGTCGACAGCAATCGGTTCAAAATGCAATATACGATTGCAACGACTCATCACACTTTTTATCTACAACCAACCACTCCCTACAGTGACCAAAATATACGGATCGCTCAAGACAGTGCATTCGTAATTATCCGCGACAGCATCGCTACCGGATATCTACCGTATTTCGGAAGCGGCTATTCTATCCCCCAAACCGGAAACAGAGGAATCATTTTCAGTAATACGATGCAGGATTTGACCCGACAAACACGCGGAAAAGGAAGACGCCAGAGTATTTTCTATCAATTCAGCGTCGTCGGAAAAAACGATACTTATAAACTCAGCATAGATATCAGACACGACGGCACTTGTTACCTCTTCATCAACAGCCTCAAACGCAGCCCAATCTCCTACACCGGACAAATCGTGGAGCAGGAATAG
- a CDS encoding NAD(P)H-dependent oxidoreductase has protein sequence MEAKKQLKHLIIYCNPNPKSLSAVYKEAVMELIEMSGNAMNVRDLYNIGFHPVLEQSDFDAVKHGQIPEEVKVEQDYIQWADLLTFIYPIWWTGMPALMKGYIDRVFTKGFAYNMDEEGQLQGLLAGKKVVILNNMGFPYDYYDKIGMLQSMKQTSDQGIFEFCGIEVAEHRFFGHLDGSSKSEREAHVNVLKLIYDKLLS, from the coding sequence ATGGAAGCAAAAAAACAACTCAAACATTTGATTATTTATTGTAATCCGAACCCTAAATCTTTGAGTGCAGTTTATAAAGAGGCGGTGATGGAATTGATAGAAATGTCCGGAAATGCAATGAATGTCCGGGATTTGTATAATATCGGTTTTCATCCGGTTTTAGAGCAATCCGATTTCGATGCGGTAAAACACGGTCAAATTCCGGAAGAAGTGAAAGTAGAACAGGATTATATCCAGTGGGCTGATTTATTGACTTTTATATATCCGATTTGGTGGACCGGTATGCCTGCTCTGATGAAAGGATATATCGACCGGGTATTTACCAAAGGATTTGCTTATAATATGGATGAGGAAGGGCAGTTACAGGGGCTCCTGGCAGGTAAAAAGGTCGTTATCCTCAATAACATGGGATTTCCTTATGATTATTATGACAAGATTGGAATGTTGCAATCGATGAAACAAACTTCCGATCAGGGAATTTTTGAATTTTGTGGAATAGAAGTTGCAGAACATCGCTTTTTCGGACACTTAGACGGTTCTTCGAAAAGCGAACGGGAAGCTCATGTTAATGTGTTGAAGCTGATTTATGATAAGTTGCTGAGTTAA
- a CDS encoding DUF2156 domain-containing protein: MIDFKPIATTDKELLTSFILPSDEQDCDFSFANLCSWHFMTESSYALIEDHLVIRFVTSEGNHEYFMPLGEGSPIPVIEALEACALSENEPLCLRGVQPKIQDKLEQYFPTLFEYTSNRDYFDYIYRRQDLAELKGKHYQPKRNHVNKFRKEYRYNYEPLTPDLIPVCLQFESEWCMKHGYIENENIRNERRALTYALHHFEELDLTGAVISVDGKIAAFTFGAPISHNTFGVHYEKADINIDGIYSAINQEFASHLPEQYIYLNREEDLGIPGLRQAKLSYHPVLLLEKTKAIKRQAI, translated from the coding sequence ATGATTGATTTTAAACCGATCGCAACAACTGATAAAGAATTACTTACCTCGTTTATACTTCCTTCGGACGAACAAGACTGCGACTTTTCCTTTGCTAATTTATGCAGTTGGCATTTCATGACGGAATCCAGTTATGCCCTTATCGAGGATCATTTAGTGATTCGTTTCGTCACTTCTGAAGGCAACCATGAATATTTCATGCCTTTGGGAGAAGGAAGTCCGATTCCGGTTATCGAAGCTTTAGAGGCGTGTGCCCTCTCTGAAAACGAACCGTTGTGTTTACGGGGAGTACAACCGAAGATACAAGATAAACTGGAGCAATACTTCCCCACTTTATTCGAATATACGAGCAACCGGGATTATTTCGATTATATTTACCGTCGTCAGGATCTGGCCGAATTAAAAGGCAAGCATTATCAGCCCAAACGGAATCATGTCAATAAATTCAGGAAAGAGTACCGATACAACTATGAGCCGCTAACCCCGGACCTTATTCCGGTATGCTTACAGTTCGAATCGGAATGGTGTATGAAACACGGCTATATCGAAAACGAAAACATCCGGAACGAACGGCGTGCTTTGACTTATGCCTTACATCATTTCGAAGAACTGGATTTGACAGGCGCTGTGATCAGTGTCGACGGCAAGATTGCAGCTTTCACTTTCGGAGCCCCTATCAGCCACAACACCTTCGGGGTGCATTATGAAAAAGCAGATATCAATATCGACGGTATTTACAGTGCGATCAACCAGGAATTTGCATCACATCTACCGGAACAATACATTTACCTGAACCGTGAAGAAGATCTGGGTATTCCCGGTCTCCGCCAGGCAAAACTCTCTTATCATCCTGTATTATTACTCGAAAAGACGAAAGCCATCAAAAGACAGGCCATTTGA
- a CDS encoding GNAT family N-acetyltransferase, with protein MNKKQQVMELWRRCFEDTDEFIRFYFERKYSDANSLIYEENGKALSALQMLPYPMRWENVTVDTSYISGACTLPDVRNRGFMTLLLQNALQEMYDRGIAFSTLIPAEDWLFGYYAGQGYVTVFDYALHTYTPANQTIPHTLSLTTSDRFDANFARNLFPYFDQEMSKRNYCIQHPYNDYITIVEEAYLSEGQLWATYRQNVPSGWALAVPEKDRVCVKELLFDTEQEKTELLQNIHAFWPDKTLVYKTLPAVSGNISLGMARLTHAPQMLQYFARLHPEVAFTLKLNDPQVPSNNGIYTIAGGNCIHTDQISGPIDSETDIPVLTQALLGYHPDILPAPLNRLFREARPYMNLMLD; from the coding sequence ATGAATAAAAAACAGCAAGTTATGGAATTATGGCGCCGGTGTTTTGAAGACACGGACGAATTCATTCGGTTTTACTTCGAACGAAAGTATAGCGACGCCAACTCACTGATTTACGAAGAAAACGGGAAAGCCCTGTCAGCCCTGCAAATGCTTCCTTATCCCATGCGTTGGGAAAATGTCACGGTCGATACATCTTATATCTCGGGAGCATGTACCCTACCCGATGTCCGCAACCGGGGCTTTATGACCCTGCTCCTCCAAAATGCTTTGCAGGAGATGTACGACCGCGGGATTGCCTTCAGCACCCTGATTCCGGCTGAAGATTGGTTATTCGGTTATTATGCAGGCCAAGGATATGTTACCGTCTTCGATTATGCCCTTCACACTTATACCCCTGCTAATCAAACTATACCCCATACTCTTTCACTCACTACTTCCGATCGTTTCGACGCAAACTTTGCCCGGAATTTATTTCCCTATTTCGACCAGGAGATGAGTAAAAGGAATTATTGTATCCAACATCCTTATAACGATTATATTACCATTGTCGAAGAAGCTTACCTGTCGGAAGGACAACTCTGGGCTACTTACCGCCAAAATGTACCGAGCGGTTGGGCCTTGGCTGTACCTGAAAAGGACAGGGTTTGTGTCAAAGAATTGTTATTCGACACCGAACAGGAGAAGACAGAACTCCTACAGAACATTCATGCCTTTTGGCCTGACAAGACCTTAGTTTACAAAACTCTCCCTGCAGTTTCAGGTAACATCAGTCTGGGTATGGCCCGTCTGACACATGCCCCACAAATGTTGCAATATTTTGCCCGGCTTCATCCGGAAGTCGCTTTCACGCTCAAGCTGAACGATCCTCAAGTACCGTCCAATAACGGAATATACACCATTGCCGGCGGGAATTGTATACACACAGACCAAATTTCCGGACCGATCGACAGTGAAACGGATATTCCGGTCCTCACCCAAGCCTTATTGGGATATCATCCTGATATCTTACCGGCTCCTTTAAACCGATTATTCCGGGAAGCAAGGCCCTATATGAACTTAATGTTGGATTAG
- a CDS encoding energy transducer TonB, whose product MSRQSDIWEYLQGERTGKRANRFEREMLSDPFLYEAVEGLTTVKADHEKIVQQLQKRMKKREGNKTVRLYRWGAAASLLLLAGLAVILMNRSALRQQEVVVAEMDKSEPIIRPDSLQLMAAQLDERGVTDTVTLPVRKIIGKIAGKEQVFYRQVQAVEDMDSESDESGSADVLSEPVAMAVTNEAARQAFDSCVLKPADLRRKQPITGYAVTLPKADTQKKDKKKKNDADAVGTKSVYLDSLMLEKNTRKERRTRIVHTKSRGAGERKFRQEVVIDHAGWMKEFNRYVADSLRYPEDARLEKLQGEIQLTVRLNRKGLPARIKLIQRLSPSCNREAIRLVEEYPGKWENTEKEILLTIPFKLPVTE is encoded by the coding sequence ATGAGTAGACAAAGCGACATATGGGAATATCTTCAGGGAGAAAGAACCGGAAAGCGAGCTAACCGGTTCGAACGGGAGATGTTGTCCGATCCTTTTTTGTATGAAGCTGTCGAAGGATTGACTACTGTGAAGGCGGATCATGAGAAAATCGTACAGCAGTTGCAAAAACGAATGAAGAAAAGGGAAGGGAATAAGACTGTGCGTTTATATCGCTGGGGGGCAGCGGCTTCTTTGCTGTTGCTGGCGGGACTTGCGGTTATCTTGATGAACAGGAGTGCCCTTCGGCAACAAGAAGTTGTCGTGGCAGAAATGGATAAAAGTGAACCGATTATTCGTCCGGATAGTTTACAATTGATGGCGGCACAGCTGGATGAACGAGGTGTGACCGATACCGTAACTCTGCCTGTACGGAAGATTATCGGGAAAATAGCTGGGAAAGAACAAGTATTTTACCGACAAGTGCAAGCTGTTGAGGATATGGATTCGGAATCCGATGAATCCGGAAGTGCGGATGTATTGTCGGAGCCTGTAGCGATGGCCGTCACAAACGAAGCGGCTAGGCAAGCGTTTGACTCTTGTGTTCTGAAACCGGCCGATCTTCGGCGGAAACAGCCGATAACCGGATATGCAGTGACTTTGCCTAAGGCAGATACCCAAAAGAAAGATAAAAAGAAAAAAAACGATGCCGATGCCGTAGGAACGAAATCTGTATACTTGGATAGCCTTATGTTGGAAAAAAATACCCGTAAAGAGCGTCGGACAAGGATTGTCCATACGAAAAGCAGAGGAGCAGGTGAGAGGAAATTCAGACAAGAAGTTGTCATAGATCATGCCGGATGGATGAAAGAATTCAACCGTTATGTAGCGGATTCTTTGCGTTATCCCGAAGATGCCCGTTTGGAAAAACTGCAAGGCGAGATACAATTGACCGTGCGCTTGAATCGAAAAGGTTTACCTGCCCGGATCAAACTCATTCAACGTTTATCGCCCTCATGCAACCGTGAGGCAATTCGTTTGGTAGAAGAATATCCCGGTAAATGGGAAAATACAGAAAAGGAAATTTTATTGACAATCCCGTTCAAACTTCCTGTTACAGAGTAA
- a CDS encoding RNA polymerase sigma factor, with product MNKDLHKYSDAELLSFYRRTRKPDYLIGLYERYMPLVYGVALKYLKNVPDAQDAVMQIWEELFEKVLHHDIQVFKAWLYSCVRNYCLMELRRRSGNNFVGLDEKFMEFCDDFNLEYSRETDRQEKALQECMEALPEKQRLCIRYFFMDELSYKEIGQTSGFTLKMVKSFIQNGKRNLQLCLERKGIKANE from the coding sequence GTGAATAAAGATCTCCATAAATACAGTGACGCAGAGTTGTTGAGCTTTTATCGCCGTACTCGGAAACCGGACTATTTAATCGGGTTGTACGAGCGTTATATGCCTTTGGTATACGGCGTGGCTTTGAAGTATCTGAAGAATGTACCGGATGCTCAGGATGCTGTGATGCAGATTTGGGAAGAGCTGTTCGAAAAAGTATTGCATCACGACATACAGGTATTTAAAGCCTGGTTGTATAGTTGTGTGCGCAATTATTGCTTGATGGAATTGCGACGGCGGAGTGGAAATAATTTTGTCGGATTAGACGAAAAATTTATGGAATTTTGCGATGACTTTAATCTTGAATACAGCAGAGAGACCGATCGGCAGGAGAAAGCATTACAGGAGTGTATGGAAGCTTTGCCTGAGAAACAACGGCTTTGCATTCGTTATTTTTTTATGGATGAACTGTCTTATAAAGAAATCGGGCAAACTTCGGGTTTTACTTTGAAGATGGTCAAGAGCTTTATACAGAATGGAAAACGTAATTTGCAATTGTGTCTCGAACGAAAAGGAATAAAGGCCAATGAGTAG
- a CDS encoding alpha/beta hydrolase family protein — protein MKIVSLLFLLFVSLTLGAQDITGKWYGYPDLKNMRLRLEYHVEKAGGGYQVTLKIPDLSEKTYRADAVELADHVLTVNIADAQTRSILRLQADGSLKGTFLWEGYDFELLLTRTPVVFKRPQTPKEPFSYHSEEVTFQNADDGVTLAGTLTWPASGARCKAVVLVSGSGGQDRNNTFSEHKTFFVLADYLARHGIATLRVDDRGVGKSGGNLKESGLPDADADAVAAVNYLKQRPEINADSVGVIGHSEGAFVAFSMAARKEVPFIITLAGGGVSGSELLLMQRAALLRASGVKEDFIEKYNNYMRQAQDIVLQSGDAATCERKLTELFNGTPLAGQAAATTQQLYNVAKIELLKYNPEWDFPEITCPVLALNGDKDCQVPVENLEFIRKGISENGNTQVKTIVFPGLNHMFQPAVTGSPVEYSDIEETIAPAVLQEIVNWLNQLK, from the coding sequence ATGAAAATTGTTTCGCTTTTGTTTTTATTATTCGTTTCTCTGACGCTGGGTGCACAGGATATAACGGGTAAGTGGTATGGTTATCCCGATTTGAAGAATATGCGCTTGCGTCTGGAGTATCATGTCGAAAAGGCCGGTGGTGGCTATCAGGTTACGTTGAAGATTCCAGATTTGTCGGAAAAGACCTATCGGGCGGATGCGGTAGAATTGGCGGATCATGTTTTGACGGTGAATATTGCGGATGCGCAGACTCGCAGTATTCTCAGGCTTCAGGCCGACGGTTCGCTGAAGGGAACTTTTTTGTGGGAAGGATATGATTTCGAGCTTCTTCTTACCCGCACGCCGGTGGTGTTCAAGCGTCCGCAGACTCCGAAAGAGCCTTTTTCTTATCATTCGGAAGAGGTGACTTTTCAGAATGCGGATGATGGAGTCACCTTGGCGGGAACATTGACTTGGCCAGCCAGTGGAGCCAGGTGCAAGGCCGTGGTGTTGGTTTCCGGCAGTGGCGGTCAGGATCGTAATAACACTTTTTCAGAGCACAAAACTTTTTTCGTTCTGGCGGATTATCTGGCCCGTCACGGGATAGCTACCTTGCGTGTGGATGACCGTGGTGTCGGAAAGTCCGGCGGCAATTTGAAGGAAAGCGGTTTACCGGATGCAGATGCGGATGCTGTGGCTGCGGTTAATTACCTGAAACAGCGTCCGGAAATCAATGCCGATAGTGTTGGAGTCATCGGGCATAGCGAAGGCGCTTTCGTGGCATTCAGTATGGCTGCCCGGAAAGAGGTGCCTTTTATCATCACTTTGGCGGGCGGAGGCGTAAGCGGCAGCGAACTGTTGCTGATGCAGCGGGCTGCCTTGTTGAGGGCATCCGGTGTAAAAGAGGATTTTATTGAAAAATACAACAACTATATGCGTCAGGCGCAGGATATTGTTTTGCAATCGGGAGATGCTGCCACTTGTGAACGGAAGCTAACCGAACTTTTCAATGGTACTCCTTTGGCCGGTCAGGCAGCCGCAACGACGCAGCAGTTGTATAATGTAGCCAAGATCGAGTTGTTGAAATACAATCCCGAGTGGGATTTCCCGGAAATTACATGCCCGGTGTTGGCACTCAATGGAGACAAGGATTGTCAGGTGCCGGTGGAAAATCTGGAGTTTATCAGGAAAGGGATTTCAGAGAATGGTAACACTCAGGTGAAGACCATTGTTTTCCCAGGCTTGAACCATATGTTCCAGCCTGCCGTTACCGGTTCTCCCGTAGAGTATTCCGATATTGAAGAGACCATTGCTCCGGCAGTGCTGCAGGAGATTGTCAACTGGTTGAATCAACTGAAATAA
- a CDS encoding RNA polymerase sigma-70 factor: MRIQNEELLLHYLARKDNRAFRHLYGVYFVALKSIAIRYVKDDQTACDLVQEVFISLLESTHRFISGDEVKYFLYSALKNRCVSYFRKQQVRDRYQRELLDTASEMGSFWEKVLEEDVYANLMAAIEQLPPQCRLVMQLTLEGLKISEIASRLRISEDTVKEHKKNGKQKLARMVENPFLISLIFP, translated from the coding sequence ATGCGCATTCAGAACGAAGAACTCCTTCTACATTACTTGGCGCGAAAGGACAACCGGGCATTCCGTCATTTATATGGTGTCTATTTCGTAGCCTTGAAATCCATTGCTATCCGGTATGTAAAAGATGATCAGACAGCCTGTGATCTGGTGCAGGAAGTGTTTATTTCGTTATTGGAATCTACCCACCGCTTTATCAGTGGAGATGAGGTTAAATATTTCCTTTACAGTGCCTTGAAAAACAGGTGTGTCAGTTATTTTAGAAAGCAGCAGGTGCGCGACCGGTATCAGCGTGAATTGTTGGATACGGCATCTGAAATGGGTAGTTTTTGGGAAAAAGTGTTAGAGGAAGATGTCTATGCCAATCTGATGGCGGCGATTGAACAGCTTCCGCCCCAGTGTCGTCTCGTAATGCAGCTTACATTGGAAGGGTTGAAGATTTCGGAAATTGCCAGCCGTTTGCGGATTTCTGAAGATACGGTCAAGGAGCATAAAAAAAACGGCAAGCAAAAACTTGCCCGTATGGTTGAAAATCCTTTCCTGATATCTTTGATTTTTCCATGA
- a CDS encoding FecR family protein — translation MLTEGQDKIKETLSISDKISDILSEEADAGSQHVIDSWLAQNEQNKALFNKICSDNTIRKKIYNYKNSDAEQAFNNFLKARKQRSNRRIYYRFLSGAAVIAICFGFWALTRIQEQATQNLQVTETEQQLSDMPANKPVLTLGDGTRINVWGNNLYFKETEKGQKIMLGDSLLSQKEDSITADNYNTLEVPLKCDFRFTMSDGTKVWINAGSTLKYPAKFAADSRTVYASGEIYLEVAKDAERPFYVVVDGITVKVLGTSFNIRAYADENETKVTLLEGKIAAQINDKEYTLTPGKQLKCDKTFGGTSVRTVDPAEIVSWTRGYYIFKKARLQEVANTLKNWYGVNIVLSSGASDIIYTGVVNKEEKLEVFLRRLEEVSNVKCNCNGKFVTIY, via the coding sequence ATGCTTACAGAAGGACAGGATAAAATAAAAGAAACACTCTCCATATCTGACAAGATCAGTGATATTCTCAGCGAAGAAGCGGATGCCGGGAGTCAGCATGTGATAGATTCGTGGCTTGCACAAAATGAACAAAACAAGGCTTTGTTCAACAAAATCTGCTCTGACAATACCATACGGAAAAAAATTTACAACTACAAAAACAGTGATGCAGAACAAGCATTCAACAATTTTCTGAAAGCAAGAAAACAACGTTCAAACCGCCGCATATATTACCGGTTCTTATCCGGCGCAGCCGTCATTGCCATTTGCTTCGGATTTTGGGCCCTGACCCGAATACAGGAACAGGCAACGCAAAATCTGCAAGTTACAGAAACAGAGCAGCAGCTTTCGGACATGCCTGCCAACAAGCCGGTGTTGACATTGGGAGACGGCACACGGATAAACGTCTGGGGAAACAACCTTTATTTCAAAGAGACAGAAAAAGGGCAAAAAATCATGTTGGGTGATTCGTTGCTTTCACAAAAAGAGGATTCCATAACGGCAGACAACTACAACACACTGGAAGTGCCGCTTAAGTGTGACTTCAGATTTACCATGAGCGACGGGACCAAAGTATGGATAAATGCAGGCTCCACACTGAAATACCCGGCAAAATTTGCAGCCGATTCGCGTACAGTATACGCATCCGGAGAGATATATCTGGAAGTGGCCAAGGATGCCGAACGTCCCTTTTATGTAGTTGTTGACGGCATAACCGTCAAAGTATTGGGAACCTCCTTCAATATCAGGGCATATGCCGATGAAAACGAGACGAAGGTGACTCTACTCGAGGGAAAGATTGCCGCACAAATCAACGATAAGGAGTACACGCTTACTCCCGGCAAACAATTAAAATGTGACAAGACTTTTGGAGGGACCAGTGTCCGAACGGTAGATCCTGCAGAGATTGTTTCCTGGACCAGGGGGTATTACATATTCAAAAAAGCAAGGCTGCAGGAGGTGGCAAATACGCTGAAAAACTGGTATGGAGTCAACATTGTGCTGAGCAGTGGTGCCAGCGACATCATCTATACGGGAGTAGTCAACAAAGAAGAGAAACTGGAGGTTTTCCTCCGGCGTCTGGAAGAGGTATCCAACGTAAAATGCAACTGCAACGGTAAGTTCGTAACAATATATTAA